In a single window of the Cupriavidus sp. P-10 genome:
- a CDS encoding flavin-containing monooxygenase: MTAARPDDAVLDVLIVGAGLSGIGAARHLQMRCPGKRYAILEARDAIGGTWDLFRYPGIRSDSDMYTLGYRFKPWRGAKAIADGPSIRAYIRETAAEAGITPHIRFGHKVVSAAWDSAAACWTVEAERTMDHTRVHLRARLLYVCAGYYSYAEGHRPAFAGEDRFRGRIVHPQFWDESLDYGGKRVVVIGSGATAVTLVPEMAKRAAHVTMLQRSPTYIVTRPAEDAIAHKLRRLLPERLAYGATRWKNVLLGMLFFQLARRRPERTRAKLIGMAAAQLAPDFDVATHFTPRYNPWDQRLCLVPDGDLFGAIRNGLATVETGTIERFTEDGVVLAGGKTLPTDIVVVATGLKLNMLGDIAVSVDGAPRRPAESFAYKGMMLSDVPNLVLAFGYTNASWTLKADLTAEYVCRLLRHMDRHGHRMAMPSAHAGMQPTPFLDFTSGYVQRAATVLPRQGDRKPWRVYQNYLKDMLTIRHGRIADGVLQFDVPPRLTQASRPHRDSQGATETNAVPAVAASEVQS, translated from the coding sequence ATGACCGCCGCCCGTCCCGATGATGCCGTCCTGGATGTCCTGATCGTAGGCGCCGGCCTGTCCGGCATCGGCGCCGCGCGCCACCTGCAGATGCGCTGCCCCGGCAAGCGCTATGCCATCCTGGAGGCACGGGACGCCATCGGCGGCACCTGGGACCTGTTCCGCTACCCCGGTATCCGCTCCGACTCGGACATGTACACGCTGGGCTACCGCTTCAAGCCCTGGCGTGGCGCCAAGGCCATCGCCGACGGGCCGTCGATCCGCGCCTATATCCGCGAGACCGCCGCGGAAGCCGGCATCACGCCGCATATCCGCTTCGGCCACAAGGTCGTCAGCGCCGCATGGGACAGCGCGGCGGCCTGCTGGACGGTCGAGGCAGAGCGCACGATGGATCACACCCGGGTGCACCTGCGCGCCCGTTTGCTCTATGTCTGCGCCGGCTATTACAGCTATGCCGAAGGCCACCGCCCGGCTTTTGCCGGCGAGGATCGCTTCCGCGGGCGCATCGTGCATCCGCAGTTCTGGGACGAATCGCTCGACTACGGCGGCAAGCGCGTGGTGGTGATCGGCAGCGGCGCCACCGCGGTCACGCTGGTGCCGGAGATGGCAAAGCGCGCGGCGCACGTGACCATGCTGCAACGCTCGCCCACCTACATCGTGACGCGCCCCGCCGAGGACGCGATCGCCCACAAGCTGCGCCGGCTGCTGCCCGAGCGGCTGGCCTACGGCGCCACGCGCTGGAAGAACGTGCTGCTCGGCATGCTGTTCTTCCAGCTGGCGCGGCGGCGGCCGGAGCGCACCAGGGCAAAGCTGATCGGCATGGCGGCGGCGCAGCTGGCACCGGACTTCGACGTCGCTACCCATTTCACACCCCGCTACAACCCGTGGGACCAGCGCCTGTGCCTGGTGCCCGATGGCGACCTGTTCGGCGCGATCCGCAATGGGCTCGCCACGGTGGAGACCGGCACCATCGAACGATTCACCGAAGACGGGGTCGTGCTGGCCGGCGGCAAGACGCTCCCCACGGATATCGTGGTCGTGGCGACCGGGTTGAAGCTGAACATGCTGGGCGATATCGCGGTCAGCGTCGACGGTGCGCCGCGCCGCCCCGCCGAGTCCTTCGCGTACAAGGGAATGATGCTGAGCGACGTACCCAATCTCGTGCTCGCCTTCGGCTACACCAACGCCTCGTGGACGCTCAAGGCAGACCTCACCGCCGAATACGTCTGCCGCCTGCTGCGCCATATGGACCGCCATGGCCACCGCATGGCGATGCCGAGCGCGCACGCCGGCATGCAGCCCACGCCGTTCCTGGACTTCACCTCGGGCTATGTGCAACGCGCCGCCACCGTGCTGCCCCGGCAGGGGGACCGCAAGCCATGGCGCGTCTACCAGAACTACCTGAAAGACATGCTGACGATCCGGCACGGGCGCATCGCCGACGGCGTGCTGCAGTTCGATGTCCCGCCTCGCTTGACCCAGGCTAGCCGGCCCCACCGGGACAGCCAGGGCGCCACAGAAACCAATGCCGTGCCGGCCGTCGCCGCCAGCGAGGTGCAATCGTGA
- the uvrB gene encoding excinuclease ABC subunit UvrB, which produces MSNLAEAAPALDESKFVTFSGSPFQLYQPFAPAGDQPEAIRQLVEGVEDGLSYQTLLGVTGSGKTFTMANVIARMGRPAIVFAPNKTLAAQLYAEFREFFPRNAVEYFVSYYDYYQPEAYVPQRDLFIEKDSSINEHIEQMRLSATKSLLERRDTVIVATVSAIYGIGNPNEYHQMILTLRAGDKISQRDVIARLIAMQYTRNETDFQRGTFRVRGDTIDIFPAEHAEMAVRLEMFDDEVESLQFFDPLTGRVKQKIPRFTVYPSSHYVTPRETVLRAIEAIKDELRGRLEFFHKENRLVEAQRLEQRTRFDLEMLSELGFCKGIENYSRHLSGARPGEPPPTLVDYLPSDALMFLDESHVLIGQLNGMYNGDRARKTTLVEYGFRLPSALDNRPLKFDEFEGKMRQVMFVSATPAQFEQEHAGQVVEQVVRPTGLVDPTIIVRPATTQVDDLLSEIHARVEVNERVLVTTLTKRMAEQLTEFLSENGVKVRYLHSDIDTVERVEIIRDLRLGTFDVLVGINLLREGLDIPEVSLVAILDADKEGFLRAERSLIQTIGRAARNVNGAAILYADRMTESMRKAISETERRRAKQMAFNEANGIIPRGVVKRIKDIIDGVYNASDAKAELQAAQEQARYEDMSEKQVSKEIKRLEKLMLDHARNLEFEQAAQVRDQLAKLKAQVFGASGEGALPPA; this is translated from the coding sequence ATGTCGAACCTCGCAGAAGCCGCGCCGGCCCTGGACGAAAGCAAATTCGTCACATTTTCCGGCTCCCCGTTCCAGCTGTACCAGCCGTTCGCGCCCGCCGGCGACCAGCCGGAAGCGATCCGCCAGCTGGTGGAAGGGGTGGAGGACGGCCTGTCGTACCAGACACTGCTGGGCGTGACCGGATCGGGCAAGACCTTCACCATGGCCAACGTGATCGCCCGGATGGGACGGCCGGCGATCGTGTTCGCGCCCAACAAGACGCTGGCGGCCCAGCTCTACGCCGAGTTCCGCGAGTTTTTCCCGCGCAATGCGGTCGAGTACTTCGTCAGCTACTACGACTACTACCAGCCTGAGGCTTACGTCCCGCAGCGCGACCTGTTCATCGAGAAAGACTCGTCGATCAACGAGCATATCGAGCAGATGCGGCTGTCGGCGACCAAGAGCCTGCTGGAGCGCCGCGACACGGTGATCGTGGCGACGGTCTCGGCGATCTATGGTATCGGCAACCCGAACGAATACCACCAGATGATTCTCACTTTGCGGGCCGGCGACAAGATCAGCCAGCGCGATGTGATCGCGCGCCTGATCGCCATGCAATACACCCGCAACGAGACCGATTTCCAGCGCGGCACGTTCCGCGTGCGCGGCGACACCATCGACATCTTCCCGGCCGAACACGCCGAGATGGCGGTGCGGCTGGAGATGTTCGACGACGAAGTGGAATCGCTCCAGTTCTTCGATCCATTGACCGGCCGCGTGAAGCAGAAGATCCCGCGCTTCACGGTCTACCCGTCGAGCCACTACGTGACGCCGCGCGAGACCGTGCTGCGCGCGATCGAGGCGATCAAGGACGAATTGCGCGGCCGGCTGGAGTTCTTCCACAAGGAAAACCGGCTGGTCGAGGCCCAGCGGCTGGAGCAGCGTACCCGCTTCGATCTCGAAATGCTTTCGGAGCTGGGCTTTTGCAAGGGCATCGAGAACTATTCGCGCCACCTGTCCGGCGCGCGCCCCGGGGAACCGCCGCCGACGCTGGTCGACTACCTGCCGTCCGACGCGCTGATGTTCCTGGATGAGTCGCACGTGCTGATCGGCCAGCTCAACGGCATGTACAACGGTGACCGCGCGCGCAAGACCACGCTGGTCGAGTACGGCTTCCGGCTGCCGTCGGCGCTGGACAACCGGCCGCTCAAGTTCGACGAGTTCGAGGGCAAGATGCGCCAGGTAATGTTTGTCTCGGCGACACCGGCGCAGTTCGAGCAGGAGCATGCCGGGCAGGTGGTGGAGCAGGTGGTGCGCCCGACCGGGCTGGTCGACCCGACCATCATCGTGCGTCCGGCGACCACGCAGGTGGACGACCTGCTGTCGGAAATCCACGCGCGCGTGGAGGTCAACGAGCGTGTGCTGGTGACCACGCTGACCAAGCGCATGGCCGAGCAGCTGACCGAGTTCCTGTCCGAGAACGGCGTCAAGGTGCGCTACCTGCACTCGGACATCGACACGGTGGAGCGCGTCGAGATCATCCGCGACCTGCGCCTGGGTACCTTTGACGTGCTGGTCGGCATCAACCTGCTGCGCGAGGGTTTGGATATCCCCGAAGTCTCGCTGGTGGCGATCCTGGATGCCGACAAGGAAGGCTTCCTGCGCGCCGAGCGCTCGCTGATCCAGACCATCGGCCGCGCCGCGCGCAACGTCAATGGCGCCGCCATCCTGTATGCCGACCGCATGACCGAGTCGATGCGCAAGGCCATCAGCGAGACCGAGCGCCGCCGCGCCAAGCAGATGGCCTTCAACGAGGCCAACGGCATCATTCCGCGCGGCGTGGTCAAGCGCATCAAGGACATCATCGACGGCGTCTACAACGCCAGCGATGCCAAGGCCGAGCTGCAGGCCGCGCAGGAGCAGGCGCGCTACGAGGATATGAGCGAAAAGCAGGTGTCTAAGGAAATCAAGCGCCTGGAAAAACTCATGCTCGACCATGCCCGCAACCTGGAATTCGAGCAGGCGGCGCAGGTGCGCGACCAGTTGGCCAAGCTCAAGGCGCAGGTGTTCGGCGCCAGCGGCGAGGGCGCGCTGCCGCCCGCCTGA
- a CDS encoding alpha/beta fold hydrolase encodes MTIALTVAGVLIALLVLPGAALWLYTLRTVRRIEAAMPPRGRFVDVPGARLHVVERGQGPAVLLVHGLSGQLENFGYGMIDPLARHFRVIAVDRPGAGHSTRVAGTAADLPAQAAALAALCGQLGLEKPLVVGHSLGGAIALALAAYHPERVGGLALIAPLTHPPKAISPVFQAMTVPRALRRLLAWTLVVPMSVRRREAVMDIVFGPDPFPLDFPIRGGGLLALRPDHFLAASEDLIGAAQSLPALLQHYGSLRVPVSVLYGSDDRILDYAEHGEALVARVPGATLTLVSGGHMLPVTAIDTCVDFVRDAAAPLHAPAPSPAQFA; translated from the coding sequence GTGACCATCGCGCTGACCGTCGCTGGCGTGCTGATCGCGCTGCTCGTGCTGCCGGGTGCGGCGCTTTGGCTGTACACGTTACGCACCGTCCGGCGCATCGAGGCCGCGATGCCGCCACGCGGCCGCTTTGTCGACGTGCCCGGCGCACGGCTGCATGTGGTCGAGCGCGGCCAGGGTCCCGCCGTGCTGCTGGTGCATGGACTCTCGGGCCAGCTGGAGAATTTCGGCTACGGCATGATCGATCCGCTCGCCCGGCATTTCCGCGTGATCGCCGTCGACCGCCCCGGCGCGGGCCACTCGACGCGCGTGGCGGGCACTGCGGCGGATTTGCCGGCACAGGCCGCCGCCCTCGCCGCGCTGTGCGGCCAGCTCGGCCTGGAAAAGCCGCTGGTGGTCGGCCACTCGCTGGGTGGTGCGATCGCACTCGCGCTGGCCGCCTACCACCCCGAGCGCGTCGGCGGGCTGGCCCTGATCGCGCCGCTGACGCACCCGCCCAAGGCGATTTCGCCGGTATTCCAGGCGATGACCGTGCCGCGCGCATTGCGCCGGCTGCTGGCGTGGACGCTGGTGGTGCCGATGTCGGTTCGGCGGCGCGAGGCAGTCATGGATATCGTGTTCGGTCCCGACCCGTTCCCGCTCGACTTCCCGATCCGGGGTGGCGGCCTGCTGGCGCTGCGGCCAGACCACTTCCTGGCCGCGTCGGAAGACCTGATCGGTGCCGCGCAAAGCCTGCCGGCGCTGCTGCAGCACTATGGCTCGCTGCGTGTGCCGGTGAGCGTACTGTACGGCAGCGATGACCGCATCCTCGACTATGCCGAGCATGGCGAAGCGCTGGTGGCCAGGGTGCCGGGCGCGACACTGACGCTGGTCAGTGGCGGCCATATGCTGCCGGTGACCGCCATCGACACCTGTGTCGACTTTGTCCGCGACGCCGCCGCGCCACTGCATGCGCCGGCCCCCAGCCCGGCCCAGTTCGCCTGA
- the nth gene encoding endonuclease III gives MNAAKCRAIFETLREVNPAPTTELEYSSPFELLIAVLLSAQATDVGVNKATRRLFPIAHTPQQMLDLGEAGLSEYIKTIGLYKTKAKHVIETCRILVERHGGKVPPDREALEALPGVGRKTANVVLNTAFGEPTIAVDTHIFRVSNRTGLAPGKNVQVVEQKLLKCVPHEFLHDAHHWLILHGRYVCKARKPECWHCVIEPLCEFREKTEAPQL, from the coding sequence ATGAACGCCGCCAAGTGCCGTGCCATTTTCGAGACGCTGCGCGAAGTCAACCCGGCCCCGACCACTGAACTGGAATACAGCTCGCCGTTCGAGCTGCTGATTGCCGTGCTGCTGTCGGCGCAGGCCACCGACGTCGGCGTCAACAAGGCCACGCGCCGGCTGTTCCCGATCGCGCACACGCCCCAGCAGATGCTCGACCTCGGCGAGGCCGGGCTGAGCGAATACATCAAGACCATCGGCCTGTACAAGACCAAGGCGAAGCATGTCATCGAGACCTGCCGCATCCTGGTCGAGCGGCACGGCGGCAAGGTGCCGCCCGACCGCGAAGCGCTGGAAGCGCTGCCGGGCGTGGGCCGCAAGACCGCCAACGTGGTCCTCAACACGGCCTTCGGCGAGCCCACCATCGCGGTCGATACGCATATCTTCCGGGTCTCGAACCGCACCGGGCTGGCGCCCGGCAAAAACGTGCAGGTGGTCGAGCAGAAGCTGCTCAAGTGCGTGCCGCATGAATTCCTGCACGATGCGCACCACTGGCTGATCCTGCACGGCCGGTACGTGTGCAAGGCGCGCAAGCCGGAATGCTGGCACTGCGTGATCGAGCCGCTATGCGAGTTCCGGGAAAAGACTGAAGCGCCGCAACTGTAA
- a CDS encoding amino acid aminotransferase, which produces MSLFSAVEMAPRDPILGLNEAFNADTRATKVNLGVGVYFTDEGKIPLLRAVQEAEKARLTTATPRGYLPIEGIAAYDQAVQTLLFGKESPLITEGRVVTAQALGGTGALKIGADFLKRLYPDAKVAISDPSWENHRALFEAAGFPVVNYAYYDAASHGLNFAGMVESLKSYPANTIVVLHACCHNPTGVDLSAEQWQQVVGLIKERNLIPFLDMAYQGFADGIDADGAAVRLFADSGLPFFVSSSFSKSFSLYGERVGALSIVTTGKEEAQRVMSQVKRVIRTNYSNPPTHGGTVVATVLNSPELRAMWEEELAEMRDRIKLMRHALVDKLAAKGVPGDFSFVKAQRGMFSYSGLTSAQVDRLRNEHGIYAVGTGRICVAALNSRNIDAVVDAIAAVM; this is translated from the coding sequence ATGAGTTTGTTTTCTGCCGTCGAGATGGCCCCGCGCGACCCGATCCTGGGCCTCAACGAAGCCTTCAATGCCGACACCCGCGCCACCAAGGTCAACCTGGGCGTTGGCGTGTACTTCACCGACGAAGGGAAAATCCCGCTGCTGCGCGCCGTCCAGGAGGCAGAAAAGGCCCGACTGACCACCGCCACCCCGCGTGGCTACCTGCCGATCGAAGGCATCGCCGCCTATGACCAGGCCGTGCAGACGCTGCTGTTCGGCAAGGAATCGCCGCTGATCACCGAAGGCCGCGTTGTGACGGCCCAGGCACTGGGCGGCACCGGCGCGCTGAAGATCGGCGCCGACTTCCTCAAGCGCCTGTACCCGGACGCCAAGGTCGCCATCAGCGACCCGAGCTGGGAAAACCACCGCGCCCTGTTCGAGGCCGCCGGCTTCCCGGTGGTCAACTACGCCTATTACGATGCCGCCAGCCACGGCCTGAACTTCGCCGGCATGGTGGAATCGCTGAAGTCGTACCCGGCCAACACCATCGTCGTGCTGCATGCCTGCTGCCATAACCCGACCGGCGTGGACCTGTCGGCCGAGCAGTGGCAGCAAGTGGTGGGACTGATCAAGGAACGCAACCTGATCCCGTTCCTGGACATGGCCTACCAGGGCTTCGCCGACGGCATCGACGCCGACGGTGCCGCCGTGCGCCTGTTCGCCGACTCCGGCCTGCCCTTCTTCGTGTCGAGCTCGTTCTCCAAGAGCTTCTCGCTGTACGGCGAGCGCGTGGGCGCGCTGTCGATCGTCACCACCGGCAAGGAAGAAGCCCAGCGCGTGATGTCGCAGGTCAAGCGCGTGATCCGCACCAACTACTCCAACCCGCCGACGCACGGCGGCACCGTGGTCGCCACCGTGCTGAACAGCCCGGAACTGCGCGCCATGTGGGAAGAAGAGCTGGCCGAGATGCGCGACCGCATCAAGCTGATGCGCCATGCGCTGGTGGACAAGCTGGCCGCCAAGGGCGTGCCGGGTGACTTCTCCTTCGTCAAGGCCCAGCGCGGCATGTTCTCGTACTCGGGCCTGACCTCGGCCCAGGTGGACCGCCTGCGCAATGAGCACGGCATCTACGCCGTCGGCACCGGCCGCATCTGCGTGGCTGCGCTGAACAGCCGCAATATCGACGCGGTGGTCGATGCGATCGCAGCAGTGATGTAA
- a CDS encoding putative quinol monooxygenase has translation MVKLGLWVPLEARPGKEQEVDQFLRDGLALVQQEAGTAAWFALRLGPSMFGIFDAFADESARDAHLSGKVAAALMARAPELFMGTPPIQKLEVLAAKLPG, from the coding sequence ATGGTAAAGCTTGGCCTGTGGGTGCCGCTGGAGGCGCGACCCGGCAAGGAACAGGAAGTCGATCAGTTCCTGCGCGACGGACTGGCGCTGGTGCAGCAGGAGGCCGGTACTGCGGCCTGGTTCGCGCTGCGGCTGGGGCCGTCGATGTTCGGCATCTTCGATGCCTTTGCCGACGAGTCCGCGCGCGACGCACACCTGTCTGGCAAGGTTGCCGCCGCGCTGATGGCCAGGGCGCCGGAACTGTTCATGGGTACGCCGCCGATCCAGAAGCTGGAGGTGCTGGCGGCCAAGCTGCCAGGGTGA
- a CDS encoding polyhydroxyalkanoate depolymerase: MLYQLHEFQRSILHPLTAWAQATAKTFTNPLSPMSLVPGAPRLAAGYELLYRLGKEYEKPAFDIRSVRSNGRDIPIVEQSVLEKPFCKLLRFKRYADDPETIKLLKDEPVVLVCAPLSGHHATLLRDTVRTLLQDHKVYVTDWIDARMVPIEDGAFHLSDYIYYIQEFIRHIGAENLHVVSVCQPTVPVLAAISLMASAGETTPRTMTMMGGPIDARKSPTAVNSLATNKSFEWFENNVIYTVPANYAGHGRRVYPGFLQHAGFVAMNPDRHLSSHYDYYLSLVEGDADDAEAHVRFYDEYNAVLDMAAEYYLDTIREVFQEFRLANGTWSIDGKPVRPQDIKATALMTVEGELDDISGAGQTAAAHDLCSGIPKNRKQHITAPRCGHYGIFSGRRWREDIYPDLRDFIRKYHQPVAK; this comes from the coding sequence ATGCTCTACCAATTGCACGAGTTCCAGCGCTCGATCCTGCACCCGCTCACCGCGTGGGCCCAGGCGACCGCCAAGACTTTCACCAATCCACTCAGCCCGATGTCTCTGGTGCCAGGCGCCCCTCGCCTGGCCGCGGGCTACGAGCTGCTGTACCGGCTCGGCAAGGAATACGAAAAACCCGCGTTCGACATCAGGTCGGTGCGCTCCAACGGGCGCGACATCCCCATCGTCGAGCAGTCCGTGCTGGAAAAGCCGTTCTGCAAGCTGCTGCGCTTCAAGCGCTATGCCGACGATCCGGAAACCATCAAGCTGCTGAAGGACGAGCCGGTGGTGCTGGTGTGTGCGCCGCTGTCGGGCCACCATGCCACGCTGCTGCGCGACACCGTGCGCACGCTGCTGCAGGACCACAAGGTCTACGTGACCGACTGGATCGACGCGCGCATGGTGCCAATTGAAGACGGCGCCTTCCACCTTTCGGACTACATCTACTACATCCAGGAGTTCATCCGCCATATCGGCGCCGAGAACCTGCATGTGGTTTCGGTGTGCCAGCCGACCGTGCCGGTGCTGGCCGCGATCTCGCTGATGGCTTCCGCCGGCGAGACCACGCCACGCACCATGACCATGATGGGCGGCCCGATCGATGCCCGCAAGAGCCCGACCGCCGTCAACTCGCTGGCCACCAACAAGTCGTTCGAGTGGTTCGAGAACAACGTGATCTACACCGTGCCGGCCAACTACGCCGGCCATGGGCGCCGCGTGTACCCGGGCTTCCTGCAGCATGCCGGCTTCGTGGCGATGAACCCGGACCGGCACCTGTCCTCGCACTATGACTATTACCTGAGCCTGGTCGAGGGCGACGCCGACGACGCCGAGGCGCATGTGCGCTTCTACGACGAATACAACGCGGTGCTGGACATGGCCGCCGAGTATTACCTCGACACCATCCGCGAAGTGTTCCAGGAATTCCGCCTGGCCAACGGCACGTGGTCCATCGATGGCAAGCCGGTGCGCCCGCAGGATATCAAGGCCACCGCGCTGATGACGGTAGAGGGCGAACTGGACGATATCTCTGGCGCGGGCCAGACCGCCGCCGCGCACGACCTGTGCAGCGGCATCCCGAAAAACCGCAAGCAGCACATCACCGCGCCGCGTTGCGGCCACTACGGGATTTTCTCGGGCCGCCGCTGGCGCGAGGACATCTATCCGGACCTGCGCGATTTCATCCGCAAGTACCACCAGCCCGTGGCGAAGTAA
- the rsxB gene encoding electron transport complex subunit RsxB — MNPAVKTLADRIEALLPQTQCTKCGFNGCRPYAEAMAAGEAACNRCPPGGADGVRRLAGLLGVEPMPLDPERGTEQPRAVALIDESLCIGCTLCIQACPVDAIAGAAKQMHTVIPELCTGCDLCVAPCPVDCIAMIPVTGERTGWDAWSQAQADAAHARYLERQARLVREREENDARLAAKAAAKLAAVQAEAPQDDTERAAQERKRAIIQAAIERARQKQQAAQPRNTENVSPAVQAQIDAAEARRARAGLTGPAAGPDAKPDPEPQQ; from the coding sequence GTGAATCCTGCCGTCAAGACCCTTGCCGATCGCATCGAAGCCCTGCTGCCCCAGACCCAGTGCACCAAATGCGGATTCAACGGCTGCCGCCCCTATGCCGAGGCCATGGCCGCCGGCGAAGCGGCCTGCAACCGCTGCCCGCCGGGTGGCGCGGATGGGGTACGCCGGCTGGCCGGGTTGCTCGGCGTCGAACCCATGCCGCTCGATCCCGAACGCGGCACCGAGCAACCGCGCGCGGTCGCGCTGATCGACGAGAGCCTGTGCATCGGATGCACCCTTTGCATCCAGGCATGCCCGGTTGACGCCATTGCCGGCGCCGCCAAGCAGATGCATACGGTGATTCCCGAGCTGTGCACCGGCTGCGACCTGTGCGTGGCGCCCTGCCCCGTCGACTGCATCGCCATGATCCCGGTCACCGGCGAGCGCACTGGCTGGGACGCGTGGTCACAGGCCCAGGCCGACGCGGCCCACGCGCGCTACCTGGAGCGCCAGGCCCGGCTGGTGCGCGAGCGCGAGGAAAACGACGCGCGCCTGGCCGCCAAGGCCGCGGCCAAGCTGGCCGCGGTTCAGGCCGAAGCGCCGCAAGACGACACCGAGCGCGCCGCGCAGGAACGCAAGCGCGCCATCATCCAGGCTGCGATCGAGCGCGCCCGCCAGAAGCAGCAGGCCGCGCAGCCGCGCAATACGGAGAATGTGTCGCCTGCGGTGCAGGCCCAGATCGATGCCGCCGAAGCGCGCCGTGCGCGCGCCGGCCTGACGGGGCCGGCTGCCGGCCCGGACGCCAAACCCGACCCAGAACCACAGCAATGA
- a CDS encoding TetR family transcriptional regulator, with translation MSTETKTKRDPEGTRRRILAAATEEFAKGGLAGARVDQIARRAETNERMLYYYYGSKEGLFLAVLEKQYAEFRAAEEKLHLVDEDPIAGVRALARFVWDWYYEHPEFIRLINSENLHEARHLKKSAQLQQLINPVVDVLADVIHRGQQQGVFRDHIDVPQFYLTISALGYYVLSNRYTISAVTGRDVASQHEHERFAELHTEMLLCYLKR, from the coding sequence ATGTCAACAGAGACCAAGACCAAACGCGACCCCGAAGGGACGCGCCGACGCATCCTCGCCGCGGCCACCGAGGAATTCGCCAAGGGTGGTCTGGCCGGCGCCCGCGTCGACCAGATTGCCCGGCGCGCGGAAACCAACGAGCGCATGCTGTATTACTACTACGGCAGCAAGGAAGGGCTGTTCCTGGCGGTGCTGGAAAAACAGTACGCCGAATTCCGCGCCGCCGAAGAGAAGCTACACCTGGTCGACGAAGACCCGATCGCCGGCGTGCGCGCGCTGGCCCGTTTTGTCTGGGACTGGTACTACGAGCATCCCGAGTTCATCCGCCTGATCAACAGCGAGAACCTGCACGAAGCCCGCCACCTGAAGAAATCGGCGCAACTGCAGCAGCTGATCAACCCGGTCGTGGACGTGCTGGCCGACGTGATCCACCGCGGCCAGCAGCAGGGCGTGTTCCGCGACCACATCGACGTGCCGCAGTTCTACCTGACGATCTCGGCGCTGGGCTACTACGTGCTGTCCAACCGCTACACCATCAGTGCCGTGACCGGGCGCGACGTGGCGTCGCAGCACGAGCACGAGCGCTTTGCCGAGCTGCATACCGAGATGCTGCTCTGCTACCTGAAGCGCTGA
- a CDS encoding TetR/AcrR family transcriptional regulator: MARMTTELVPARRYRGAEAEERRAQRRGQLIAAAVQVYGERGYQNATVKAVCEAAGLTERYFYESFANSEALLLASFQAVTHRLLQTLARAGEAAAGDGPNRALAMLRAYFGALQCEPRSARVFLVEIRGVSKLVDGALADSLSEFGGLLAQALLPPGRRLDPLLTAGVAGGVIHVALRWIGQGYTPDVEVVARTALQLAMVLAREPD, from the coding sequence ATGGCACGCATGACCACCGAGCTCGTCCCTGCACGCCGCTATCGCGGCGCCGAAGCCGAAGAACGGCGCGCGCAGCGCCGGGGCCAGCTGATTGCCGCGGCGGTGCAGGTCTATGGCGAACGTGGCTACCAGAACGCCACGGTCAAGGCCGTGTGCGAGGCCGCCGGCCTGACCGAGCGCTATTTCTACGAGTCATTCGCCAACAGCGAGGCCCTGCTGCTGGCGTCGTTCCAGGCTGTCACCCACCGCTTGCTGCAGACACTGGCCCGCGCCGGGGAGGCCGCAGCCGGCGACGGCCCCAACCGGGCGCTGGCGATGCTGCGCGCCTATTTCGGGGCGCTGCAGTGCGAACCGCGTTCGGCGCGCGTGTTCTTGGTAGAGATCCGCGGCGTCAGCAAGCTGGTCGACGGCGCGCTGGCGGATTCTCTGAGCGAATTTGGCGGCCTGCTGGCGCAAGCGCTGCTGCCGCCGGGCCGGCGGCTCGATCCCTTGCTGACCGCGGGCGTGGCGGGCGGAGTGATCCACGTCGCGCTGCGCTGGATCGGACAGGGCTATACGCCCGACGTTGAGGTGGTGGCACGTACGGCGCTGCAACTGGCCATGGTGCTGGCGCGCGAGCCGGACTGA